ACATGTCGCACACGGCCCGGCTGATCCCAGCGATCTGGTGAACCATCATGACGTTCGACATGGAAACGATCCGGATCGCCGTCGCAACCATCAGCCTGGCTCTGGCGCTCGTGCTGATCGCTCGCCGGCTGGAGAAGAGCTTTCCGATCGAGCCCAACCAGCCGCGAGCGGAGGTCTGGCTCGACTATAAGCTCGTCGCCGCCAGCGTGCTCATTCCCTATGTGCTGTCCTCGGCGACCGCGTTCTCGTCGAGCGCGATCCTCTCGGCCGCGGGCGGCGGGTTCTTCCACCTGCGCGCCGACGGTTGGTGGCTGGCACCTTCGCTCGTCGTCTACATCCTGGCGGCCGACCTCTACCGCTACTGGATGCACCGTCTCTCCCATATGATTCCCGCGCTGTGGCAGATCCATTCCTTTCACCACAGCGCCGAGGCGGTGACCTTCGTGACCGGTGCCCGCCATCATTGGCTGGATCGCGTCCTCAACGACGCGTTCTTTCCGTTCTTCCCGATTGTCTTTCAGACGCCGCCCGAGATCGTACTCATCGGCAATTTCATCTACTTCCTGCCGGACGGCTGCGCCCATCTCAACGTGAAGTTTTCTTTGGGACGCTTTGTCATGTGGATCAACAGCCCGCAATACCACCGGATCCACCATTCGACGCAGCCCGAGCATTTCAACAAGAACTTCGCGCCGCTGCTGCCGCTGTGGGACATCGTGTTCGGCACCGCGTGGCGGCCGGCAAAGGACGAGTTCCCGTCGACGGGTCTCGCCGGCGGCGAGAAGCCCAGAACGGTGTGGGAAGGCGTCGTCTGGCCGTTCCGCATCCTGTTTCGATCGAAGACATCCGAGCGCCAAAGCGCTTTTCGTTCGGTGGATTGGGCCACCTCGAACGCGCTCGTTTGCGTCACCGCGCGGGATGGTGCCGCGGCGGGTGCCGACGCCGGCGAACCATCCGCCAGACGCGGCAACGGCCCCTGAGCGGAGCGCGAGCATGAGCGCGCTGCTGGAAGCTCTGCCAGGTCTCGCCATGATTGGCCTGATGTGCGTCGTCGCGGTGGCGATCGAATGCGGCGGCAATGTCGACCGGCAACGCCACTGCCGGGCTGCCGCGTTCAACCTGGCCTATTACTTCACGACGACCGCGGCGCTGGCGCCGGTGATGAGCATCGCGGCTTCCGGCGTCGCCGTGTCGCTGAATTCGATCGGCGGCGGCCTCGTCGCACTGCCGGCCGGCGGATGGTGGTTTCCGGCCAACGTGCTGGCCATCCTGCTCGTCACCGACTTCCTCGAATATTCCTACCACTATGCCCAGCACAAGGTGCCGCTGCTCTGGCGGATGCATTCGCTCCATCACAGCGAAGAGCAGATCAATGCCACGACGACGACGCGGCAATTCTGGTTCGATCAGATCATACGCGCGATGGTCATTCTGCCGATCGTCGGCCTGGCTATCCGGACCGACGCATCGGTCGTCGTCGTGGCGCGGATGCTCGTCGTCGCCAACGGTATTCATGTCCACATGAGCCTGCAGCGGGGGTGGGGGCGCCTGTGGTGGCTCCTCAACTCGCCCCAATATCACCGCTGCCATCATTCGTTCCTGCCGCAGCACATCGACCGGAACCTGGCCCCGATGTTCCCGATCTGGGATATTCTGTTCGGCACCGCCTATCGGGCGGCGGCGGACGAATATCCGCCGACCGGCTTGCAGCCGAGCGTCCGCCCGTCGCTGCTGGGCGCCGTGCTCTGGCCGCTGCGCGCCGGCGCAAGCGGGCGGTGATCGAAGCAACTCAAAGCGGGTAGGGCGCCTCACGCACCGGAACGACCGTTCTCGCGTGCGGCCAGCCGTTGCGGCCGCGCGCCCGATGCATCGATCGCGCCGAAATTCTTCCGCCCGTTCGCCAGGCGGATCGTGAAGCAGGAGCCGCGGTGCAGCTCGGAGCGCACGGAAACGGTGCAGCCCAGGATCTGCGACGTCCGCCGAACGATGCTGAGTCCCAACCCGACGCCGCCGCCGGCGCCCGGCTCGAGCTGCCGATAGTCGTCGAAGATCCTCGGGATGGAGCACGCGGCGATGCCGCAGCCGGTGTCGTAGACCTGGAGATCCGCGCCGTTGTGCCGTCGGCGGACGCCGACCAGCACGCCGCCGCTGTTCGTGTATTTGATCGCGTTGCCGATCAGGTTCCTGAGGATCGTGGCCAGCATCGCGGGATCCGTCTCGACGAAGACCGACGAGGCGACGCAGCGAAGGCGGAGTTGCTTGCCGGTCGCGAGCGGTTCCAGCTGGTCGCAGATCTCGGCGATCAGCGAGCCGAGTGCCACCATCTGGCGGTCCGGCACGATCGTGCCGGAGGTGAGGCGGGCGGCTTCGCTGAATTGCGAGAACGCGCGATCGAGAAACGTCACGGCGGCTTGCGCGCGTCGCCCGTTCTTGGCGCCGGCCTCGCCGGCCTGCCGTTCCAGCTGCTCGACCGCCATGGCGATGACCTGCAGCGGCTGGCGCAGGTCGTGCCCCGCCGTCGCGAGAAAGCTTGCCTTCGCCTGCTCAGCACGGTCGAGCTGCTCCTTGGCCTCGACGATCGCGCGCCGGGCCTCTTCGAGTTCCGTCGAATGGAGGTCGGCAATCTCGCGGAGCTGCTGGATTTCCGCGGTCGCGCGGCGGCGGCGCGCCAACTCGCGCCGGATGATCGCGAAGGCCGACGCGGCAGACGCGATGCCCAGCACGACGGCGATCAGCGCGCAACCGATGGCACCGCTCTCCGACAGTTCCGCCTGCCGCTGATCGTCGGCGAGGCGCTGATTTTCGAGCGCAAGCAACTCGTCCGATTGCTGTCGCACGATATCGATCGGGGCGTGGCCGCTGCTGTCGCGGAGCAGGGCCAGTGCGGCGGTCGGGTCGACCGTGCGGGCGAGCCGCGTCGCGCCGGCCAACGCGTCGAGCTCACCGCGCGTTGCCTGGACGAGCAAAGTCGCGCGCCCGCGCAGGTCCCCGGCAACCATCCCGTCCAGCCGGCCGGCATCATCGCGCACCTGTGCGGCGACATCCGGCCGGAAATTCTGCAGATCCCCGGTCAGAAGGAATTCCCGCTCGGCCGTTTCCAGGTCGGTCGTGTTCGACTGGATGCGATGCAGCGCCGCGATCGCTTGTTCGGCGCGCCCGGCGGCCTGGCTCGCGCGCAAACCGTCGTGGGAATAGCGCGCGCCGAGGGCGCAGGTGGCGATCAGCGTCAGCAGCACGGCGCCATCCGCGTAGTCCCTCGCGCGGAAACTCCGCGGCAAGGGGCTTCGCAGCCTATGCAGTAAATCGGCTGGCTTCATTTCGTTGGCAGCCCACGTAACAGGCGATGGTGTCGAAAATTTTCAATAAATACGCGGCTTAATTATATAGTCTAAAAGCTATTTTTGCGCGATCAAGAATATGCAGTCGCCACGAAATTTTTTTCTCGAATATTTTGAGACGATCCTGGAAGTCCAGGACAGATTGTGGCGTGAGCCACAATAAGTAGTTTAGTTGAGAAAAACG
The genomic region above belongs to Aliidongia dinghuensis and contains:
- a CDS encoding sterol desaturase family protein, producing the protein MLIARRLEKSFPIEPNQPRAEVWLDYKLVAASVLIPYVLSSATAFSSSAILSAAGGGFFHLRADGWWLAPSLVVYILAADLYRYWMHRLSHMIPALWQIHSFHHSAEAVTFVTGARHHWLDRVLNDAFFPFFPIVFQTPPEIVLIGNFIYFLPDGCAHLNVKFSLGRFVMWINSPQYHRIHHSTQPEHFNKNFAPLLPLWDIVFGTAWRPAKDEFPSTGLAGGEKPRTVWEGVVWPFRILFRSKTSERQSAFRSVDWATSNALVCVTARDGAAAGADAGEPSARRGNGP
- a CDS encoding sterol desaturase family protein, yielding MSALLEALPGLAMIGLMCVVAVAIECGGNVDRQRHCRAAAFNLAYYFTTTAALAPVMSIAASGVAVSLNSIGGGLVALPAGGWWFPANVLAILLVTDFLEYSYHYAQHKVPLLWRMHSLHHSEEQINATTTTRQFWFDQIIRAMVILPIVGLAIRTDASVVVVARMLVVANGIHVHMSLQRGWGRLWWLLNSPQYHRCHHSFLPQHIDRNLAPMFPIWDILFGTAYRAAADEYPPTGLQPSVRPSLLGAVLWPLRAGASGR
- a CDS encoding sensor histidine kinase; its protein translation is MPRSFRARDYADGAVLLTLIATCALGARYSHDGLRASQAAGRAEQAIAALHRIQSNTTDLETAEREFLLTGDLQNFRPDVAAQVRDDAGRLDGMVAGDLRGRATLLVQATRGELDALAGATRLARTVDPTAALALLRDSSGHAPIDIVRQQSDELLALENQRLADDQRQAELSESGAIGCALIAVVLGIASAASAFAIIRRELARRRRATAEIQQLREIADLHSTELEEARRAIVEAKEQLDRAEQAKASFLATAGHDLRQPLQVIAMAVEQLERQAGEAGAKNGRRAQAAVTFLDRAFSQFSEAARLTSGTIVPDRQMVALGSLIAEICDQLEPLATGKQLRLRCVASSVFVETDPAMLATILRNLIGNAIKYTNSGGVLVGVRRRHNGADLQVYDTGCGIAACSIPRIFDDYRQLEPGAGGGVGLGLSIVRRTSQILGCTVSVRSELHRGSCFTIRLANGRKNFGAIDASGARPQRLAARENGRSGA